A stretch of the Coprobacillus cateniformis genome encodes the following:
- a CDS encoding AbrB/MazE/SpoVT family DNA-binding domain-containing protein, whose product MSVYKILDSQGRLVLPAELRNQVDIQKGDILELRVLKNSIIIEKLNVVKLNDESLKNMQNMILSTAKKLDRGSLLFLAKRLVELAEKEEMND is encoded by the coding sequence ATGAGTGTTTACAAAATACTTGATTCACAGGGAAGATTAGTCCTTCCAGCTGAATTAAGAAATCAGGTAGATATTCAAAAGGGAGATATCCTAGAACTAAGAGTCCTCAAAAATTCTATCATCATAGAGAAACTGAATGTCGTCAAACTTAATGATGAATCACTTAAAAACATGCAAAATATGATATTGTCGACTGCCAAGAAATTAGATCGAGGCAGTCTTTTGTTTTTAGCAAAACGACTTGTGGAACTGGCAGAGAAGGAGGAAATGAATGATTAA
- a CDS encoding DNA adenine methylase, which produces MALLKSLISWVGGKKALRELIYQRFPKNYGRYIEVFGGGGWVLFGKKPDKFEVYNDFNNNLTNMFAVVRDQPLAFIQELGYLPENGRFIFNLYKEIISKQRIEDKYIEEEMKKVKVYFTELQAEEIQEVMKKERIEKQDVKLAVAFFKLIRYSYGSGCKTFGCRPYDVRKAFTLVWNISDRLANTIIENKDFEALIIQYDRPDAFFYCDPPYFETEGHYAVVFTKEDHIRLRDTLKKIRGKFLLSYNDCEFIRELYKDYYIESVTRLNNMALRYDNEAEFPEILVSNYNPMESVSLSKQLDLFDISDDEDES; this is translated from the coding sequence TTGGCATTATTAAAGAGCCTTATTTCATGGGTTGGTGGAAAAAAGGCATTAAGAGAACTCATTTATCAAAGATTCCCCAAGAACTATGGAAGATACATAGAAGTCTTTGGTGGAGGTGGATGGGTACTGTTTGGAAAAAAGCCAGATAAGTTTGAAGTTTATAATGATTTTAATAACAACCTGACAAATATGTTTGCGGTTGTCAGGGATCAGCCATTAGCATTTATTCAGGAACTGGGATATCTTCCAGAAAATGGACGATTTATCTTTAATCTTTATAAAGAAATTATTTCAAAACAGAGAATTGAAGACAAATATATTGAAGAGGAAATGAAGAAGGTTAAGGTTTACTTTACGGAACTGCAGGCAGAAGAGATACAGGAAGTGATGAAAAAGGAGCGTATAGAAAAACAGGATGTTAAACTTGCAGTTGCATTCTTTAAACTGATCAGATATTCCTATGGGTCTGGGTGCAAGACTTTTGGATGTCGACCATACGATGTGCGAAAGGCATTTACACTTGTATGGAACATCAGTGATAGATTAGCCAATACAATTATAGAAAATAAAGATTTTGAAGCATTGATTATCCAGTATGATAGACCAGATGCTTTTTTTTATTGTGATCCACCGTACTTCGAAACAGAAGGACACTATGCAGTTGTTTTTACAAAAGAAGATCATATTCGATTAAGAGATACGCTTAAAAAGATAAGAGGCAAGTTCCTGCTGTCCTATAATGACTGTGAATTTATCAGAGAACTTTATAAAGATTATTATATTGAGTCAGTAACCAGATTGAATAATATGGCTCTTCGCTATGACAATGAAGCAGAATTTCCAGAAATACTGGTTTCCAACTACAATCCAATGGAAAGTGTTTCACTGTCAAAACAGCTCGATCTGTTTGATATATCTGATGATGAAGATGAGTCATAG
- a CDS encoding LPD28 domain-containing protein: MRKETFEFYEFKGRKVLFTPARARYLEEPVPEGLFKYEIRHSDEGFEPCVLAKHILVNHYGTIFSRVPIDLGERGYIDFSEDIDFIDLNQIMTFDEYLSMLEENYDIKEQEMNMKMIR, encoded by the coding sequence ATGAGAAAAGAGACATTTGAATTCTATGAATTTAAAGGTAGAAAGGTCTTGTTTACACCAGCACGTGCAAGATACCTTGAAGAACCTGTTCCAGAGGGACTTTTTAAATACGAAATAAGACATTCCGATGAAGGCTTTGAACCATGTGTTCTAGCCAAGCATATTCTAGTGAATCATTATGGTACGATATTTTCTAGAGTTCCTATTGATCTTGGAGAAAGAGGATATATCGATTTTAGTGAAGATATAGACTTTATTGATTTGAATCAAATCATGACATTTGATGAGTATCTAAGCATGCTGGAAGAAAACTATGATATCAAGGAACAGGAAATGAATATGAAAATGATTAGGTAA
- a CDS encoding MSCRAMM family protein, translating to MKTNQLKKLGLAIISAVMMFSSALGNLGIVSAKEVKYSIREYETGYKTDRGTNLLKLRIKGADIPDYGTHWGQVAFCVQHGETLPKGSHIFNNGDPTGIYRNAARVAYLATYRYNNGESGGMKRYAYTQNLIWQVLGQVSQGHSMGDDYSSWKSKIMDEYNKWDTMPSFHTSTQKFELGQSKTLKDTNGVLKYYDTFDYTKDGVTFEHTKGSNTMKVTVSSKCSKESVAITTSDAIKGGMSKYTNSSSSQVNFVLKSTEKQDLICSPGYSDPRYFNIKIDINSFGSLEIAKKDNKGNYVPDVSFKVSYNADMSSPIGTYKTGTDGKVKINKLKAGKVYVQETKVPDHLIIDKTIHAVTIKSNDVSSFTATNDWKQGYIQVTKKDAKTGQVVKKAGTEFEIVQGTKVIETISTNENGIAKSGLLDYGTYIVREKKEPANYVIATLVQEQSITQNGKTYDITIFNEPVLGQINLSKEDIETGKTAQGDATLKGAVYTLKANDKITNPADGSVIYKKGEVISIKNIGNSTYGDTGEKTVDDKYSITWKNLPMGEYVIEETKVPEGYLIDGTHQVTLEKTSSKKELEMKNVLSQEQVIKGQLEIAKSGHSGESGVVPGLEGIEFTMKLKSEVNAKGWNQAKTYSVITTDKNGKGISKKIPYGTYIVRETKTNSNYLKSGDFFVTIDKDKEIEYRMVNNKPFEAWLQLVKTDKQGHNVKLSHATFKIKDSAGNYLKQKVGLFYKDEWTTDDDGKVVLEDMVKAGSYTLEEIKSPDGFLLSDNIQFKIDSEDKTITFDDEGDPVLKITVQNEKPTGTIVLEKAFEQSDNSFAPKKENLQAKFQLTANSEIVDPADGTVIYRKGDVVKTGNSQDGIYTTSKDGKLEITDLPLGTGEASYILKEVETEKGYVLNHAAVTYDFSIKDNTTKVYREVKQIENKLTTAYFKKTDVAGKEVEGAKLVLSDKDGNIIDEWTSSKEEHIMKGLIIGETYTLHEEVSAEGYVKASDITFTFKEDQQKTIMIDKIVSVSKTDVTGEKELEGAHIQVTDEDGKIVDEWISTKESHHINNLVEGKIYTLTETTAPDGYIKAESITFEVSTDKEDQFIVMKDKQVSFKKIDQNGHVVVGAKLQIVEKDSQKVIETFVTDGNIYYSKNVEIGKTYILQEIETPENYIKADDIEFSVSKENENQVISMTDIKLDEVVISKQDATTKKELEGAHLKITDEDGNIVEEWISTKESHEVMLEVGKTYTLTEITAPQGYNIAESITFTVDDNGEVVQKIVMLDQHIPTILKTSDSVNILSYAGISLCAIAGLILLRKRGKNDEQ from the coding sequence ATGAAAACAAATCAATTAAAAAAATTAGGTTTAGCAATCATTTCAGCAGTAATGATGTTTTCCAGTGCATTGGGAAATTTAGGTATCGTTAGTGCTAAAGAGGTCAAATATTCAATCAGAGAATATGAAACTGGTTATAAGACTGATAGAGGAACAAATCTTCTAAAATTAAGGATCAAGGGAGCTGATATTCCTGATTATGGAACACATTGGGGGCAGGTTGCTTTCTGTGTACAGCATGGAGAAACACTCCCAAAAGGATCACATATCTTTAATAATGGAGATCCTACAGGAATTTATAGAAATGCTGCGAGAGTCGCTTATCTTGCAACCTATAGATACAATAATGGAGAATCAGGCGGGATGAAAAGATATGCATATACTCAAAATCTTATATGGCAGGTATTAGGTCAGGTTTCTCAGGGTCATAGTATGGGGGATGATTATTCCAGCTGGAAAAGCAAGATCATGGATGAATATAACAAATGGGATACAATGCCCAGCTTCCATACATCAACACAAAAGTTTGAATTAGGTCAAAGCAAGACCCTCAAAGATACAAATGGAGTGTTAAAGTATTATGATACATTCGATTATACAAAGGATGGTGTGACTTTTGAACATACAAAAGGAAGCAATACGATGAAGGTTACAGTATCATCAAAATGTTCAAAGGAAAGTGTTGCCATCACAACTTCTGATGCCATTAAAGGTGGAATGTCTAAATATACCAATTCTTCCTCAAGTCAGGTCAACTTTGTATTGAAAAGTACAGAAAAGCAGGATCTGATCTGTTCACCTGGGTACAGTGATCCTAGATATTTCAATATCAAAATTGATATCAATTCATTTGGAAGTCTTGAAATTGCTAAAAAAGATAACAAGGGAAATTATGTTCCAGATGTTTCTTTCAAGGTCAGCTACAATGCTGATATGTCTTCACCAATTGGGACATATAAAACTGGTACAGATGGAAAAGTTAAAATCAATAAATTAAAAGCTGGAAAAGTGTATGTTCAGGAAACGAAAGTTCCAGATCATTTGATCATTGATAAAACCATTCATGCAGTAACAATCAAATCCAATGATGTATCAAGTTTTACTGCAACCAATGACTGGAAACAGGGATATATACAGGTAACAAAGAAAGATGCAAAAACAGGACAGGTTGTTAAAAAGGCTGGTACTGAATTTGAAATTGTTCAGGGAACAAAAGTTATTGAAACAATCTCTACAAATGAAAATGGCATCGCAAAATCAGGATTACTTGATTATGGAACATATATTGTCAGAGAAAAGAAAGAACCTGCCAATTATGTCATTGCAACATTAGTGCAGGAACAAAGCATTACCCAAAATGGAAAAACATATGACATTACGATTTTTAATGAACCAGTATTAGGTCAGATCAATTTATCTAAAGAAGATATAGAAACAGGAAAGACAGCACAAGGAGATGCAACGCTGAAAGGTGCTGTTTATACATTAAAAGCCAATGATAAGATCACTAATCCTGCAGATGGAAGTGTCATCTATAAAAAAGGTGAAGTGATTTCTATTAAGAATATTGGAAATTCCACGTATGGAGATACAGGTGAAAAAACAGTTGATGATAAGTATAGTATCACATGGAAGAATCTTCCTATGGGAGAATATGTTATTGAGGAAACAAAAGTTCCAGAAGGATATCTCATCGATGGAACACATCAAGTGACATTAGAAAAGACATCCTCAAAAAAGGAACTGGAAATGAAGAATGTCCTTTCTCAGGAACAGGTTATCAAAGGACAGCTTGAAATCGCAAAATCAGGTCACAGTGGAGAAAGTGGTGTAGTACCTGGTTTAGAAGGTATTGAATTTACAATGAAGTTAAAAAGTGAAGTCAATGCGAAAGGCTGGAATCAAGCCAAGACTTACAGTGTAATTACAACTGATAAAAATGGTAAAGGTATTTCTAAAAAAATTCCTTATGGTACTTATATCGTTAGAGAAACAAAGACAAACTCCAATTATTTAAAAAGTGGAGATTTTTTTGTAACGATTGATAAGGATAAAGAAATCGAATACAGAATGGTCAACAATAAGCCATTTGAAGCATGGCTACAGTTAGTAAAAACTGATAAACAGGGTCATAATGTGAAATTAAGTCATGCCACATTTAAGATTAAAGATTCAGCAGGAAACTATTTAAAACAAAAAGTAGGATTGTTCTATAAAGATGAATGGACAACAGATGATGATGGTAAGGTCGTTTTAGAAGATATGGTCAAGGCAGGGAGTTATACTCTTGAGGAAATCAAAAGTCCTGATGGTTTCCTTTTAAGTGACAATATTCAATTTAAAATTGATTCAGAAGACAAAACAATAACATTTGATGATGAAGGTGATCCAGTATTAAAGATCACTGTTCAAAATGAAAAGCCAACTGGAACAATCGTATTGGAAAAAGCATTTGAACAAAGCGACAATTCGTTTGCACCTAAGAAAGAAAATCTACAGGCAAAATTTCAGTTAACTGCTAATTCTGAAATTGTTGATCCAGCAGATGGAACAGTGATTTATCGTAAAGGTGATGTTGTCAAAACAGGTAATTCTCAAGATGGTATTTATACAACTTCAAAGGATGGGAAGCTTGAAATAACAGATTTGCCACTTGGAACAGGTGAAGCAAGCTATATCCTTAAAGAAGTGGAAACAGAAAAAGGATATGTGTTAAATCATGCTGCTGTTACTTATGATTTTTCTATTAAGGATAACACAACAAAAGTCTATAGAGAAGTCAAACAAATAGAAAATAAATTAACAACTGCATATTTTAAAAAGACAGATGTTGCAGGAAAAGAAGTTGAAGGGGCAAAACTTGTATTAAGTGACAAAGATGGAAATATCATAGATGAATGGACTTCATCCAAAGAAGAACATATCATGAAAGGATTGATCATTGGAGAAACTTATACATTACACGAAGAAGTATCAGCTGAAGGATATGTAAAAGCAAGTGATATCACATTTACTTTTAAAGAAGACCAGCAAAAGACAATTATGATCGATAAAATTGTTTCTGTTTCCAAAACAGATGTGACAGGAGAAAAGGAACTTGAAGGAGCACATATCCAAGTCACAGATGAAGATGGAAAGATTGTTGATGAATGGATTTCTACAAAAGAATCTCATCATATCAACAATTTAGTAGAAGGAAAAATCTATACACTAACAGAGACAACTGCACCAGATGGATATATCAAAGCTGAATCCATTACATTTGAAGTCAGTACAGACAAAGAAGATCAATTCATCGTTATGAAAGATAAGCAAGTTTCATTTAAGAAAATAGATCAAAATGGTCATGTCGTTGTTGGTGCTAAACTTCAGATTGTAGAGAAAGATAGTCAGAAGGTCATTGAAACTTTTGTGACTGATGGAAATATTTATTATTCAAAAAATGTGGAAATTGGTAAAACCTATATTCTACAGGAAATTGAAACTCCTGAAAACTATATCAAAGCTGATGATATAGAATTCTCTGTTTCTAAAGAAAACGAAAACCAAGTCATCTCTATGACAGATATCAAGCTAGATGAGGTTGTCATTTCTAAACAGGATGCTACAACAAAGAAAGAACTAGAAGGAGCTCATTTAAAAATCACTGATGAAGATGGTAATATCGTTGAAGAATGGATTTCTACAAAGGAATCGCATGAAGTGATGTTGGAAGTTGGCAAGACATACACATTAACTGAAATAACAGCTCCTCAAGGATATAATATTGCAGAATCCATCACATTTACTGTTGATGATAATGGAGAAGTCGTACAAAAGATAGTCATGTTAGATCAGCATATTCCTACTATTCTGAAAACTAGCGACAGTGTGAATATCCTATCTTATGCTGGTATTTCATTATGTGCTATTGCAGGTCTCATTTTACTAAGAAAAAGAGGAAAAAATGATGAACAATAA
- a CDS encoding lipoprotein, whose translation MKKILLLALAVLLLTGCSLENPNKETTKSLNNQEEKVVLTDETDEEEKEQESTSKPAEKLNNKKSEEKKVDNKTSNQKKTTNKKTSKTTESRNTDKPSKQNDEEKNRKTPVEKVPQKNNKKEDKAKKEEKHKHRFTVNGGWYKTSDEAIRKFQSISDQWNKKYEDGEISWDEYCRKCPTGYEIYRCTCGMQGLNLMYD comes from the coding sequence ATGAAAAAAATATTACTTTTAGCATTAGCAGTTCTCCTATTAACAGGATGTAGTTTAGAGAATCCAAATAAAGAAACAACAAAGTCTTTAAATAATCAAGAAGAAAAAGTTGTATTGACTGATGAAACCGATGAGGAAGAAAAAGAACAAGAAAGTACTTCTAAACCTGCAGAAAAATTGAATAATAAGAAAAGTGAAGAGAAGAAAGTGGATAATAAAACTTCTAATCAAAAGAAAACTACAAATAAAAAAACAAGTAAAACGACAGAATCAAGAAATACTGATAAACCATCAAAACAAAATGATGAAGAAAAAAATAGAAAGACACCTGTTGAAAAAGTACCACAGAAGAATAACAAGAAAGAAGATAAGGCTAAGAAAGAGGAAAAACATAAACACAGGTTCACTGTCAATGGTGGATGGTATAAAACAAGTGATGAAGCAATAAGAAAATTTCAATCCATCTCAGATCAATGGAATAAAAAATATGAAGATGGAGAAATCAGTTGGGATGAATATTGTCGAAAGTGTCCTACTGGATATGAAATCTACAGATGTACATGTGGCATGCAGGGATTAAATCTGATGTATGATTAA
- a CDS encoding TnpV protein encodes MNKYIYDESNGLWYELQRDYYIPCLTLPAEKENKPIGLWGQRHKRYLQEHKRAFYATLLTSGKLNAYLADVDKQAEERFERIVEQMKQAQGITERLKAKNALEWVGQMNNIRACAMEIVEREIIFA; translated from the coding sequence ATGAACAAGTATATTTATGATGAAAGCAATGGTCTTTGGTATGAACTGCAAAGAGATTATTATATCCCTTGCCTGACCTTACCAGCCGAAAAAGAAAACAAACCTATCGGTTTATGGGGGCAGCGACACAAACGATATTTACAGGAACATAAGAGGGCGTTTTACGCCACGCTACTCACAAGTGGCAAGTTGAATGCTTATCTTGCGGATGTCGATAAACAGGCGGAGGAACGCTTTGAAAGGATTGTAGAACAGATGAAGCAGGCACAGGGTATCACGGAACGCCTAAAGGCGAAAAATGCCTTAGAATGGGTTGGACAGATGAATAACATTCGGGCTTGTGCTATGGAGATTGTGGAGAGGGAAATTATATTCGCATAA
- a CDS encoding TetR/AcrR family transcriptional regulator: MPPKVKITKEMIIDAAFEIARSEGAENINARTVSKKLGCSTQPVMYHFKTIEELKKTVYVKADEYHSEYITNIQSENPMKDIGLNYIRFAETEKNLFRFLFQTNEFIGKNISELINSEELQPIIAILSKEVEVNTEQAKTIFRSLFLIAHGYASMFANNEMTYDEQTIISDLDLVFDGTVYSLKGGL, from the coding sequence ATGCCACCAAAGGTGAAAATTACAAAAGAGATGATTATAGATGCAGCATTTGAGATAGCACGAAGTGAGGGAGCAGAAAATATCAATGCACGAACTGTATCAAAAAAATTAGGCTGTTCCACTCAACCTGTTATGTATCATTTTAAAACAATAGAGGAATTGAAAAAAACTGTATATGTTAAGGCAGATGAGTATCATTCCGAATATATAACTAATATTCAGAGTGAAAATCCGATGAAAGATATTGGACTGAATTATATACGCTTTGCTGAAACAGAAAAAAATTTGTTTCGGTTTCTATTTCAAACAAATGAGTTTATAGGAAAAAATATTTCTGAGTTGATAAATTCTGAAGAATTACAGCCTATTATAGCTATACTGAGTAAAGAAGTAGAGGTCAATACAGAACAGGCGAAAACCATTTTCCGTTCATTATTCCTGATTGCACACGGATATGCAAGTATGTTTGCAAATAACGAAATGACCTATGACGAACAGACGATTATATCTGATTTAGACTTGGTATTTGACGGAACAGTTTATTCATTGAAAGGAGGATTATAA
- a CDS encoding CPBP family intramembrane glutamic endopeptidase produces MYRLYKKNELNFSLVWIISYVVLFSVADSFSASLGTEKIIAAPVAIVFTLLLLVFVSKHNLKEKYGLCSFNGSLRNFLYFTPLLLIMSINLWNGVTMKLSVLETVLYILSMLCVGFIEEIIFRGFLFKALYNDNVKLAIVISSVTFGIGHIVNLLNGKDLIPTLLQVCYAIAIGFLFTIIFYKGKSLLPCIIAHSFVNSSSVFAVENSSMKFHIISSAVLCIISLSYALWILKKTKQFDEYENNDRR; encoded by the coding sequence ATGTATCGTTTATATAAGAAAAATGAATTAAATTTCTCATTGGTTTGGATTATTTCCTATGTTGTTTTGTTTAGTGTTGCTGACAGCTTTTCTGCTTCGCTTGGCACTGAAAAAATAATTGCTGCACCCGTTGCTATAGTTTTTACATTGCTTCTTTTAGTTTTTGTGAGTAAACACAACTTAAAAGAAAAATACGGTCTGTGTTCTTTTAATGGAAGCCTTAGAAATTTCTTATATTTTACTCCGCTACTTCTAATTATGAGTATTAACCTATGGAATGGCGTTACGATGAAGCTGTCTGTTTTAGAAACTGTGTTATATATTTTAAGTATGCTCTGCGTTGGATTCATTGAAGAAATTATTTTTCGTGGATTTCTGTTCAAAGCATTATACAATGACAATGTAAAGTTGGCGATTGTTATCTCAAGTGTTACTTTTGGAATTGGACATATTGTAAACTTACTGAACGGAAAAGATTTAATACCTACACTCTTACAAGTTTGTTATGCAATCGCAATAGGTTTTCTTTTTACAATTATTTTTTACAAAGGAAAGAGCCTTTTACCGTGTATTATTGCACATAGTTTTGTAAATTCTTCGAGCGTTTTTGCTGTTGAAAATTCTTCAATGAAGTTTCATATTATTTCAAGTGCAGTATTATGTATTATTAGCTTAAGTTACGCACTGTGGATATTGAAAAAAACAAAACAATTTGATGAATATGAAAATAATGATAGGCGGTGA
- a CDS encoding cysteine-rich KTR domain-containing protein, producing MPTIISEWIYCPVCGNKTRTMIREDTELKNFPLYCPKCKQETIINVQDMKITLADSK from the coding sequence ATGCCAACTATTATTTCAGAATGGATATATTGCCCTGTATGCGGCAATAAAACCCGTACTATGATACGGGAAGATACGGAATTAAAAAACTTTCCTCTCTACTGTCCGAAATGTAAGCAGGAAACAATCATCAATGTTCAGGATATGAAAATTACACTTGCAGACAGTAAATAA
- a CDS encoding MobA/MobL family protein, which yields MARHSFIQMSKLPNVKGRISYITSHARQENLYATYRTADNEFGSNLARESQQEFKRSGTEGKCIEARELIIALPEVYTRYEPQEVLEDFTEEFHRRYGVECVSALHHNKRKTNYHIHLIFSERKLLPEPDIKRATRSVFYDETGKRVRTKKEITGEDGQIRKGCTVIKKGEVYESHLFTVKDDKFKNEPFLREVKEIYTDLINRHISDPEQQLKVFDKNSVYLPTKKIGKNNPKAAEIEADNTARQEWNRTADMALLSGISEAKILEVKQTEIHEKASQSIMSKGWLPNLFRGIVAKAKDFLQSLIREKDMPPKPTLDIDMAEFCHMRSLMIKAHEGAKEIRHLQDDILPKLRAQLADTKGIFKGKERKTITEQIQQTEKKISVKLDKLPDILKEDGYPDVQAFMRTFREMESVVEQYNRDLAEWERQVSRKPTATAKAQYRPPEKQSVLKHLREIQERNKQKPPQRQRKKSFDRDSR from the coding sequence ATGGCAAGACATTCATTTATACAGATGTCGAAGCTACCCAATGTCAAGGGAAGAATATCCTATATCACAAGCCACGCAAGACAGGAAAATCTCTATGCCACCTACCGCACCGCTGACAATGAATTTGGGAGTAACCTTGCAAGGGAAAGCCAGCAGGAATTTAAGCGAAGCGGTACAGAGGGCAAATGTATTGAAGCAAGGGAATTAATTATCGCCCTGCCTGAAGTATATACAAGATACGAGCCGCAGGAAGTCCTTGAAGATTTTACGGAGGAGTTCCACAGGCGGTATGGTGTGGAGTGCGTGTCAGCCCTCCACCACAACAAACGCAAGACAAACTATCATATCCACCTTATCTTCAGCGAAAGAAAACTGCTTCCTGAACCTGACATCAAGAGAGCCACACGCAGCGTGTTCTATGATGAAACAGGCAAAAGGGTACGCACCAAGAAAGAAATCACAGGGGAGGACGGACAGATACGAAAAGGCTGTACCGTCATAAAAAAGGGCGAGGTTTACGAAAGCCACCTCTTTACCGTGAAAGATGATAAATTCAAAAATGAGCCTTTTCTTCGGGAGGTAAAAGAGATTTACACCGACCTTATCAATCGGCATATCTCCGATCCCGAACAGCAGTTAAAGGTGTTTGATAAGAACAGCGTTTATCTTCCCACCAAGAAAATCGGTAAGAACAATCCCAAAGCCGCCGAGATTGAAGCGGATAACACCGCAAGGCAGGAATGGAACAGGACAGCGGATATGGCGTTGTTATCGGGTATTTCCGAAGCAAAGATTTTAGAAGTCAAGCAGACCGAGATACACGAAAAAGCAAGTCAGTCAATCATGAGCAAAGGCTGGTTACCTAATCTGTTCCGTGGGATTGTGGCAAAGGCAAAAGATTTTCTGCAAAGCCTTATCAGGGAAAAGGATATGCCGCCCAAGCCTACACTTGATATTGATATGGCAGAGTTCTGCCATATGCGAAGCCTGATGATAAAAGCGCATGAGGGGGCAAAGGAAATCCGTCATTTACAAGACGATATTCTTCCAAAACTGAGAGCGCAGCTTGCCGATACAAAAGGGATTTTCAAGGGCAAAGAGCGTAAAACGATTACCGAGCAGATACAGCAGACGGAAAAGAAAATCTCCGTTAAGCTGGATAAGCTGCCCGATATTCTGAAAGAGGACGGTTATCCCGATGTGCAGGCGTTTATGCGTACTTTCCGAGAAATGGAAAGTGTTGTAGAACAATATAACCGTGACCTTGCCGAATGGGAACGTCAAGTCAGCAGGAAACCGACAGCCACCGCTAAGGCACAGTACAGACCGCCCGAAAAGCAAAGCGTGTTAAAACATCTGCGTGAGATACAGGAACGCAATAAGCAGAAACCGCCCCAAAGACAGCGTAAGAAATCCTTTGACAGAGATAGCCGATAG
- a CDS encoding helix-turn-helix domain-containing protein, whose protein sequence is MSNIKMGLTIEEAAECTGIGRNTMRKLVDWGKLPVLKVGRKAIIRRDTLERFMSVNQGRNLLNENDVRKVE, encoded by the coding sequence ATGAGCAACATCAAAATGGGTTTAACCATAGAAGAAGCAGCAGAATGTACGGGTATCGGAAGAAATACAATGCGTAAGTTGGTAGACTGGGGCAAACTTCCCGTCCTCAAGGTCGGCAGAAAAGCGATTATCCGCAGGGATACTTTAGAGCGATTTATGAGTGTCAATCAGGGAAGAAACCTGCTCAATGAAAACGATGTCCGCAAAGTAGAATAA
- a CDS encoding helix-turn-helix domain-containing protein encodes MKKEITFTAKQVGERVKERRTELNLTMPELGKRVGVNKSTIQRYEADGVDPKRTMIINGLAEALLTTPEWLTGLSEDKEYDSRTLCARDMEEHIKKYLDTVSSVVKGEPHQQLLTTFLGKMIDLYTVMAYHFADATAEVDRVAEDEGLKQSLRRYAIESRAIMERVYRKEMELPIEDMKQFLDGILHIYDEGRTAVKMGDLFGIVTAAEERVAEKEKFRGSLTSENDD; translated from the coding sequence TTGAAAAAAGAAATTACATTCACCGCAAAACAGGTCGGTGAACGAGTGAAAGAACGCCGAACAGAATTAAACTTAACAATGCCCGAACTTGGTAAGCGTGTCGGGGTAAACAAATCTACTATTCAGAGATATGAAGCGGACGGAGTAGACCCGAAGCGTACAATGATTATCAATGGACTGGCAGAGGCACTCCTGACCACTCCCGAATGGCTGACAGGACTTTCCGAAGATAAGGAATATGATAGCCGCACTTTATGTGCAAGGGATATGGAGGAACATATCAAAAAATATCTTGATACGGTTTCTTCTGTGGTAAAGGGAGAACCGCACCAACAGCTGCTCACGACATTCCTCGGAAAGATGATTGACCTCTATACGGTTATGGCTTATCACTTTGCAGACGCAACGGCTGAAGTTGACCGTGTAGCGGAGGACGAAGGCTTAAAGCAGTCCTTACGCCGCTATGCGATTGAGTCAAGGGCAATTATGGAAAGAGTTTACCGTAAAGAAATGGAACTTCCTATCGAGGATATGAAGCAGTTTTTAGATGGGATTTTACATATCTACGATGAGGGACGCACCGCTGTAAAGATGGGCGACCTGTTCGGGATAGTGACAGCAGCTGAAGAAAGGGTTGCTGAAAAAGAAAAATTCCGTGGCTCTTTGACAAGTGAAAACGATGACTGA